In Motacilla alba alba isolate MOTALB_02 chromosome 2, Motacilla_alba_V1.0_pri, whole genome shotgun sequence, the DNA window TCTGTTGGCAAAAGACCATGAGGAATGTAATAGTTGCTTGGGATTGACTAAGACTATAAATTTCTAACTTTGCTCCTACAAACCaaagaatttctgaaagcaTGAAAGCACACTTTGTTTACCAAACTGTATTAATTCATAATTGGTATTGGTGGGCTATACcgtaaattaatttataaaaatctgTTATTCTGATTAGGTAGTAAAATTTGCTGGTTTACTTGAAAATAGATTTAATCAGATAAGCAATGAATGTTCTTCTAAAGTTAACAAACTTTTTTAACAAAcaatatatgaaaaaatgtgaaacacTACTTTAAAACAACAGATGTAGAAGCTGTATCTCACCCCAGTTTTCAAGTCCACTGAGAACCAGTTTGGCACATAAACCATTTTAAATCTCTTCTTAATCTCTTCTTCAAAATCTACTTTCCCAAGGTCTTCAACTTTACATGCCTGTTCACCAAAAGAAATGTACAAGTACTGAGTCATATCAACACCTCAAGGCTTTTCCTTGATTTTCATACGCACTTGGAATGATTGTGACTAATGATCTCTCCCTGAGCACTGCAGTCCAAAAACATCCAAGTTAAAGGctaaatctttttaaaaagccaaatagTGATTTATATGATAAgcaatttttattcttcatttatcTCTGAGGTAGTGGAATCAAGCCAGTAGAGAGGTCTGGAAATGTTATTTCAGATTActagaaaacattttccctaCACAGAGTAGACTGCTGTCTTCTAATATCCCCTGTCATTTTTCTCCCCATCAGTACCAATATTTCAGCACTCCATCAAACACCAGTATCTCCAGCACATCAAGGAACAAATTCAGCTCAACTACTGCAATGGTAACAGCAGCGAGTGAATCTCCGTGCAGatgctttatttctgcttttttcacacttttactttaaaagtCCTTTCAGTAATTCTTAAaatccaaattattataatccACTTGCAGAGTCATTCTGAAATACTTGCTTTAAGCAAACACTAAGGACTGCAACCTTGGAATTTATTTCCTCAAAATCCAGGAAAAGTTACAGGAAGCAAAGACTGAAGGGCGCAGGCTTCAGGTAGGAAAATCTCCCTCCCTTCTTCTAGCATCCTCAATAAAGTCTTAGCTTTCAAGTGCAGGGAGCAACACTCTGGCAAATCATCTCACCTCTACAGTGAATATGTATTTAAACATATATCAAGTGACACTTTTCACAGCtttactaaggaaaaaaaaaaacctgaatgaaagtaaaaattaacATTAGCATTTGACTTTGGTCCTGAGATCTAACACTGCACacttaaatactgaaataaagaaaacttaTCCAAAAATAATCTAGATATTTTTTAGTATAAATCTATATCCTcgacttaatttctttttcacttaaTTCAATAACTCAGTAAGTTGGCTGAGCATGCTTTACCTCATTACTAATCTTGGCTGCTGCACTGCATAGCTCAAGCAGAAAATACTTAGAATTTAAACAAGCTTTTACCAGAGAAGAAATTGCTGACCATCTCACTGATGTGGGATTTGAGTCCTTTCTCTCTGCactctttcccctctcctctgagGAATCATTGGGTAAAACAGCATAAAGAAATGTCACACCAAGTCTGCCCAGGCAACaccaggcaggagccaggcttCCTTCTGTTCACTTCCCTGCCTTCCTGACTTACCAGCAAACACAAGCCCTCTTTGAAACAAAGCCCCATCAAAACACACATTACTATTTCCTGGAAAAAACTCAAGGGTCTGAACTTCAGGAGAATGCAGATGTCAATACTGGATTGAATTCAGGTGAATGCAGATATCAACCTCGCATCAGGGAAAGCTACAAAAAAGCTCAGAAATGCCCCCTCCTTTTCCTAAAAGCAAACTTTGCATGATATCCTGAGACAGAGATTATTTACTTTCTACAACAGAAATATcaaacactaaaaaaatatatatataaaaaagtggcacaaaataattaatcatccaacagcagaaaatctgaaattacaTCCTTACCTTCAAGACATCCCAGTATGCCACATTATTATTTGTGTCTTTGGTTAATATGTGCCTCTTGTCATTAAGAATGTGGCACTGAATAATACTAGCACCCCCTGGCAAACAAACAAGAATTAAGGTTACTACTGTCATTTTTATCTAGTAtcacattaaattaaattgcatGACATGACATATGCTGATCTTTGGTTTCACTTTTTTGTGTAAACCTTGGATACCACCAAGGTTTAAACATGATTTTAGCTGTAACCAGCAGTGGATAGACAATAACCACATTGTTTTGGTTGAAATCATAGcatcaagtttttaaaaaactaagTCAATCTTGAAGCTCTATCACTTGTGCTAAAGATAACAGATTTTACAAGATCCTCTGCAAAACAGCTGTTTACCTTTTATAACTTGGTCAGGCTGTGTACACAGGGGTGGTATGGGATTGGTACAATCATTATCATAATCTCCTGAAGCTCTAAAATTATGGATTCCCTTCAAAgtctaaagaaagaaagaaaatgacacATTCACAATCATCTATAAACTCTGCTTTTATCTGTGAGTAACAACTGCCAGTTCATGCTGCTATTTAGAGGTTAACCATCCAGTTCCAAGGaatagaatttatttctaaaagcatCATAAACACAGAGCAAAGAGAGAAATTCAAAGTTTCATACCTTTCGAGCAATTTCAATGTTAGTATTTTATGGTTTATTCTAAAGAAAACTTACACATCACAGTACATCCAAACCCCATGACTACTCCATTGAATTCACAGACTGTAAAATGTATCACTTACCCATTTATTCACAGAGGATTTAGTTGTTGCTACCCAAAGTGCTGGAGGAGGATCAGCTGATCTATCCAGTTCCATCTAAATAATGAAACAAACTTTCAGTCAGGCTTAACTTAGTTTCCCTTTGATAATTACTATTGTCTTGTATAGACCCCACTCCTACATTTGAAAGTATCTCAGAAACAGCACTACTTCCAGTTTACTGTAGAAATACaaagtttaaatgaaaagtAGCCAAGATGAAACTTCTGAAAATCCAGAGGAATTATTACAAATATTCAACAAATGAATTCTAGACATGGGCAATAACAGATGCAATGTATTAACACATTAGTTAAGAGTTAACTTCCAGCATGATGCAATCTTGCCTAATGGACAGTTTCCTAAATACaggatttttccattttctcaaTTACTTTGTGTTCTGACTCTTCACATGGTTAAAATAAGAATGTAAGAAGTTCTATactaaagaaaaagcagaattttataCATTTGGCTCTGACATTACATTTATGAGATCACTGTGGCCAAGATCAGAAGCTCCTTCTGACCTCTGTACAGCTGACCACTACTTTCATTTACCATTTTGAACTGAAATCTCACATCCTGACTTTTCCAAAGCTAAATAAACATTTCCAGGATATTCTCTTAACACTCTAGCATAGAGTTCACTCCCAAGgaaagccaggctgctcctATCTATTAGTATATGTTTCAATTGCACACTCCTTATAAAACTGCAGTGGCAGGTTCCAAGGTCCTGTCACTAAAGTTagagacaacaaaaaaattcaaaaaacaGTCTCTTTGGAAGATTCAGACTTGTGCATGCTTAAGTGCtcaataaaacccacaaacaactTTACTCCTAGTTCCCATGAGTATGTAAGAGATTCTAAAACAGTCCTGTGCACATATGCTGCTGCTAAGAAAAATCCACTTTTGTACAAAACCTTGGCAATGCCAGCTCAGTTTCTTAAAATTGTACTATAGCCTGACAAACCAACTTCTCATGTGTAAAAGCATATTCAATTTCAGTAATATTCAAATTTGCACATTTTCAGTAGCTGCTAGGCATCCATCTTCTTCAGGCAATTAAACTTCAGATGCAGTTTAGGAGAGAGAGCCAATCTACTGAAGACGTGGTATAGTAAACACTTGTTAGCCAATGTGAATCCTGTAATCAATTTATACTTCAAGCCACTGTTTCACAAGAAAACATGCAATTATCCTTTTATACTGTGAGAGTGACAGAATGCTGGCACAAGTTGTGAAttctcctgtcactgtcactttCTGAAAAgtccctttgccaggatttcttctcctgggaagccgAGATaactcagaaaaatgaaaacaatgtttctctcgtttgcttctcctgtgttttgttgctttggaATGTGGCTTGGAGACTGCTTAtccaacatgtgaattgttttaacttaatggCCAATCAGGGTCAAGCTGTGTCAAGGCTTGGGAAGGAGTCACAGGTTTTTCAGTATTATCTTctagccttctgtaagtatcctttctctattctttagtatagtttagtatagcactctttaatataatacaatctaatatcataaaataataaattagccttctaagaacatggagtcagattcatcttttcctccttcatcctggggaccccaaaaataccacattgtccatccctggagatactcaaaaccCATCTTGATGTGGTTCCAGTGCTCTTGGGCAGGGGAGAGGACCGGACCAGATGATCCTCAGACATTGCTTCTAACCTCAGACATTCTACGATTCTCTGAATTAAACTCAATTACCTTAAGAACTGGTGCCTTTTCTTCACAGATCAGCACCCTGATATCAGGATTTCGTAAATCTGTACAATAAATCTTCCTGTCTCTTCCTCCTGAATAAACATGAGTGAAGGCTTCATTGACCTGCAGAGCCCAAACACCCTCATCGTGGACTCGGTACGTGGCTATGCACCTCTGCTGCCCGAGGGACCACAGGCGGATCGTCCCGTCAGAGCTGCCTGAAAGACACTGAGCAACCACCAGCACACTTCAGTCAAACAGCTACttaagtatttcaaaatattttttctcccccatAAAAAAGATTTGATGATTCATATAGTTatatttttcctctaaaatgGTGGTAAACAGGTACCAGCTCTAGTCAGGATTTCCAGTATTTTATGTACACCCACTGCACACCTAGATGAACAGTAATTAAAACAACTTTCACCCATCAGCCTCCCCCCCATAACCACTAAATATCTGTAATCTATGACATTAAATAATTACATTGAAATGGACTAATGACATTTCTGCCCTCTGTAAAATGCCTTTGTCTCAGGTTAAAGCACATACCTGGGTGCCATCTCTGTTCAACAACAAAGCTTTGACATTGTCTGTGTGCCCTTTGAGTTTCATTAGTTTTGCACAAGTCCTTGGATCCCACACCCTTAGAACCTATGGAAACAGACATTGGATAAATGACATTACACCAAATTAAGCCTTTCCAAATGAATCAACCCTTATTCCAAACATGTGGACATCCACCACTGAAAATGTTAGAACAAGACTGACATAACTATATCTCATGCAGCTCTAATAATCTGATGTGATCTTCtccttattttaatttaatttgttctgGCTTCTTctttcataaagaaattaaagaatagAAGTGACTGGTAACAGGACAGTGTGATGTGGGCATAAAATGTGCTTCTGAGAATCCTCTCACATGCTTCACTGTTGTatcctgttttctgttttatattgTCTTGGAAATATTCTCTCAAGGTTAGATTAGTAAAAAACCAACTCAGAGACTAAAGCCTGTTCTACCTTCCTTTACAACAAAGAGCAAGGGCTGTCTCTTGGGAACACTTGAGCTTCATTAGCTCACTTCATTTCCCATCTCCTGCAGGGATCTTGCAAATTGCTGGCACCTTCTCTCCTACCTGCAGCAACTGCTTCAGTCTTGATAATCATCTGAGTCACGTGCGCTCAAAAATCAGAGCTCTTGTGGGGAAATGTAATGATCCCTGACAAAGAGGGTTATACAAGATGATCTGATTGTCTCCCCTCTGTATTAAAGCTCTATGGATACATCACATCTTCAGACTGAGGCAGGATTTGTATCCTACACTTGCACTCCCACTTAAGAGAAGTGTCTGCCCTCACTATTGAAAACACAAAAGCTGCTACAGACGTGACAttgaaaatgaataaaattgtCTCTTACACTGAAATTGAACTGAAGTGAAATGAGCCCCACCAAATTCTGCTTACCTTTTCAGTGGACCCTGATACAATAACTGTTCCCATTTGATTCATTGCAAGGCTGTAGATTGAGTCTTTGTTCCCACTCAGGGAAGAagctatttcaaaataaaattcacatttttcaattttaatgcTGTTATTTGAAAAACATACTTATTGACTCAAAACTGGTATTTTAATACTCATTGACTCATGAAAATAGTGCCACTCTGCCCCATATATAGAGTTGCTTTAAGAAAGACTATAGTCAGCATAGTGCTGGGAAAACCCCATTCCAATTCTTAATCTACTGCTGCATAAAAACAAAGTAACCCCTCAGATTTATGGTCAATTACAATTCTGGTGACCTTTTGGCATCACAGTTCTGTGCCAGGGCCATCAAGCTACTCTTGCTCAACTGTGTCATTGGAATATGACACTTCTTTGTGATCTTGTAACACACAGCATTTGGATTTAagtgcagagattttttttttccaagccagGTAACAGTAAAATTCTACATTTTGTATTAAAGGCTCTTCTAgttcagcagaaatgcagagaagtTACATTGCAGCACTAAAATGTGTTATTTGAGCAGGGATGCTACCTCTGCACTTGTGAAAACCATATGGCAGCTCCTTAGCATTACACCTACCATAAGAGCTGAAGAATTCTATACCAACCAGCCTAACCCTCTTCTGGAGATTAAAGTACCAGTCCCTCAACTCAGaaaagcacagacacagcaaatgaaaatcATCTATTCAGAGAGCACAATCAGGCATTTCATCAAGCCTCAAATCTATACCATCAGTATGCCAAGAAAGCTGAGAATAGCAACAAACTGCCTGGCCAGGAAAAATGTGAAACTTCACACAATGATTTATTTCTATGATGGAGCTAAGTTTCCAGCACAGGATAACCTAATATCATAATTTAATATCACATTTTGTCACAGTGGAGAAACCTGTGTTGGGGGGGGTTAGGCTGGAAATCATGAAGAGGTCCTCCTCCCAGAGGGTGGTGGgacactgaacaggctcccccAGGGCATTGTCACAGCCCCAAGGatgccagagccccaggagcatttggacaacagtCTCAAGCACAGGGTGAGATTTTTGGGGCTGTCCCATGTACGGCCAGGAactggactcagtgatccttgaGGGACCCTTACCATTCAGAATATTCTATAACCCTACATTCTACACCCTATAATGCCTTTCTGGGAGAGAGAAGCAGGACAGGTGACTTCCTAAAAGATGAGGGTGACATTGAAAATTAACCCTGATGAGTAGAACCTACAGTTTTTGCTAGCCTTCCAATCTCTAGTCAGTTAGATCTCACCAGTCTGTTATCCTTATATGTAATCAGGGCTTTGTGTTACTCTGTGCTTTTTAGTCTAGTTTATCTAGTAACTATTCTTCTGACAGATTTGACAAATGTATCAAGTCCTGCTTTAAGAGCTGTACTTCCTGTTTTTTCAGCATctatacaaacaaaaaaccaaccccaaatcacaaaacacaagaaatataGGAACAAATAAGATAAGAGAACATTTCTATAAAAGGCTGGTTGAAAGGTTAAAATCTTAAATCTCAAGTTAAAGTTCTATCAAGTTTTTCAGAGAAACCAGCATGTCACAGTTCAGGAGAAACAGTTCAAAGACACTTGTCCTCTATTCTAAATGCCATGACTGTTGGCTGCTCTAGATTTCCAGCTATTACATAACACAACAAATGGACTGAATCCATACAAACCCCCCCTTCAAATTTTCTGCCCATTTTTAATGTACAGACAGAAAAAGGCATAGCTTTAAACTGACCTCACAGATTATGCTACTCAATAAAACGCATTGCATTTGCCTCCCCTCCCCAGGTACCTACTTGTGACAGTATTATTTGAGGCAGTCAGTGCTGTGAGAGTATTTACATCCCAGAGGAATATCTGTCTGTCCAGCCCAGCAGATGCTACCAGCTCCTTATCTTTTGCATATGCTAAGGCTTTCACATAGTCCTacaatgaaataaatgtaaGAATATGAATGAATGTTATCCTTTTGATGTGTACATCTTAATTGTAAGAATGGCACTGATCACACACAGTATTTACAGATAATGTTTTTCACCTTATGCGTCCTTAGTGTTGACATGCAAAATCCCTTATGTGCATTCCACACTTTAACAGTAGTATCTGAAGAAGCAGATATCACTAAATTGGAAAGAATAAAGACTAAATTTTAATGGCTTATAGATTACTTTAGAGCATATTTGTACTActctaatttgtttttcaaaagagattaaaaaaatcatacaacatttcaattttcattaaaacaactGTTTACACTATTtaccaaaattaaaatatacatcACAAATTAACTTTACATGCGAAGAAAAGGtgcaaaataattaaagcagCACATAATTTACTTGTATACAGTTTCTGAATACTGCAGTTCTGAAACTTTTAAGTACTTACATGTTTTGCCATTGCAGCAGAGCACAATGTCATTTACCCAATCTGTGTGATGTTCCATAGATGCTATATAAGGGTCTTGctgcaaattaagaaaaaaataagctcATCACCAATGGAGAAGGTTGTGACTATCACATCCTGTTGTGGTACCTTCTTCAACCTGCATATGGTTTCAAAGTTTCCTAGGGCAGAGTTGTCTGAAATCACTCTCCCAGAACCCTTTTTGTGAGAACTACACAGTTACGTAAGATACCACAGTACAAGCAACATCAAAAGAATTCCGTGATCACAATAATTGGCAGCTGTTAAAAAACAGCATCAGGCACAGCTTACCAGGAGGATAACTTGGAAAAAAGTAGGTTTAGAGCCATGGAGGCTGTCCTGACTGACCTTGTGCTGATTGACACTCCATATCCTTATGATGGAGTCCCGCCCTGCCGTGAAGAGTCTGTTTAATGCTGGGTCCAGCTGAAGCGCATTCACCCCGTTCCGGTTGTACTTCTCCACTTCATCTCTAATCACATAGGAAACCTAAAACACATTTGCACAAATCCAGTCATGCTATTAAGATATTCACACGGCCAGAAAATCTGAACATCCAATTTTATCTTTGTAAGGTTATTGAGTAGAAAATACAAAGATTTACAAGCATTGTCTGTCAGTTTGAGAGTTACCAGCACCACCGAAGCCATTTGCCCCCCAAAATGGGGGACAGTGATAGAGAGGATTCAGCAGCGACAGAACTGGAGCCCAGAAGATTCTTTTAATCATTGCAACTTAAGCTGAGTTAGATCCAGAGAATCCTCAGTTCAAtttcctgctgtgtgtgcatgttcTGGGTGATCTTACACAACACACTGAATCTGTGTGTACTTCCCAAGTGGGTTCCACAGTTTCCAGAGCTGCAATGCCAGTATTTCCCAGCCTCGCAAAGGAGAGGATATGATCACCGTGGCTCACAAAGCCCTGAAAGATTGCAGATGCA includes these proteins:
- the WDR48 gene encoding WD repeat-containing protein 48 isoform X1 translates to MAAHHRQNTAGRRKVQVSYVIRDEVEKYNRNGVNALQLDPALNRLFTAGRDSIIRIWSVNQHKQDPYIASMEHHTDWVNDIVLCCNGKTLISASSDTTVKVWNAHKGFCMSTLRTHKDYVKALAYAKDKELVASAGLDRQIFLWDVNTLTALTASNNTVTTSSLSGNKDSIYSLAMNQMGTVIVSGSTEKVLRVWDPRTCAKLMKLKGHTDNVKALLLNRDGTQCLSGSSDGTIRLWSLGQQRCIATYRVHDEGVWALQVNEAFTHVYSGGRDRKIYCTDLRNPDIRVLICEEKAPVLKMELDRSADPPPALWVATTKSSVNKWTLKGIHNFRASGDYDNDCTNPIPPLCTQPDQVIKGGASIIQCHILNDKRHILTKDTNNNVAYWDVLKACKVEDLGKVDFEEEIKKRFKMVYVPNWFSVDLKTGMLTITLDESDCFAAWVSAKDAGFSSPDGSDPKLNLGGLLLQALLEYWPRTHINPMDEEENEINHVNGEQENRVQKGNGYFQVPPHTPVIFGEAGGRTLFRLLCRDSGGETESMLLNETVPQWVIDITVDKNMPKFNKIPFYLQPHSSSGAKTLKKDRLSASDMLQVRKVMEHVYEKIINLDNESQTTSSSNNEKTGEQEKEEDIAVLAEEKIELLCQDQVLDPNMDLRTVKHFIWKSGGDLTLHYRQKST
- the WDR48 gene encoding WD repeat-containing protein 48 isoform X2 → MASVVLVSYVIRDEVEKYNRNGVNALQLDPALNRLFTAGRDSIIRIWSVNQHKQDPYIASMEHHTDWVNDIVLCCNGKTLISASSDTTVKVWNAHKGFCMSTLRTHKDYVKALAYAKDKELVASAGLDRQIFLWDVNTLTALTASNNTVTTSSLSGNKDSIYSLAMNQMGTVIVSGSTEKVLRVWDPRTCAKLMKLKGHTDNVKALLLNRDGTQCLSGSSDGTIRLWSLGQQRCIATYRVHDEGVWALQVNEAFTHVYSGGRDRKIYCTDLRNPDIRVLICEEKAPVLKMELDRSADPPPALWVATTKSSVNKWTLKGIHNFRASGDYDNDCTNPIPPLCTQPDQVIKGGASIIQCHILNDKRHILTKDTNNNVAYWDVLKACKVEDLGKVDFEEEIKKRFKMVYVPNWFSVDLKTGMLTITLDESDCFAAWVSAKDAGFSSPDGSDPKLNLGGLLLQALLEYWPRTHINPMDEEENEINHVNGEQENRVQKGNGYFQVPPHTPVIFGEAGGRTLFRLLCRDSGGETESMLLNETVPQWVIDITVDKNMPKFNKIPFYLQPHSSSGAKTLKKDRLSASDMLQVRKVMEHVYEKIINLDNESQTTSSSNNEKTGEQEKEEDIAVLAEEKIELLCQDQVLDPNMDLRTVKHFIWKSGGDLTLHYRQKST